A genomic window from Chaetodon auriga isolate fChaAug3 chromosome 13, fChaAug3.hap1, whole genome shotgun sequence includes:
- the LOC143330183 gene encoding dedicator of cytokinesis protein 9 isoform X4, whose product MGCTTSTVVFDGLRTVLERNCSGYICKGAAEPIGPSEAERALSRRESRALPTPRVLKVKPKVIEPLDYENVLVQRKTQILSDVLRDMLQFPLEDFEISTLRRQGRTLYPTVPENAEREAQSLFVQECIKTYKSDWHVVNYKYEDYSGDFRQIPNKVSRPDKLAVHVFEVDEDVDKDEDTASLGSQKGGISKHGWLYKGNMNSAISVTMRSFKRRYFHLTQLGDGSYNLNFYKDEKISKEPKGTIFLDSCMGVVQNNKVRRFAFELKMQDKSTYLLASDSEGEMEDWINTLNKILHSSFEIAMQEKRNGDIHDDDDLGKSDSSSGSMDSFQSTRDIESRMRSETRLKLFTLDPDTQKLDFSGIEPDVKQFEEKFGKRVLVNCNDLSFNLQSCVAENEEGPTTNVEPFYVTLSLFDIQNGRKISSDFHVDLNHPSVRGMVPNNASQYMNGGVDAHPDGQRLVHGVPEAAMQYPRQGVFSVTCPHPDIFLVARIEKVLQGGINHCAEPYMKSSDSTKVAQKVLKNAKLACSRLGQYRMPFAWAARPLFKDASGTLDKSARFSALYRQDSNKLSNDDMLKLLADFRKPEKMAKLPVILGNLDVTIDNVAPDLTNCVTSSYIPVKQFDVSEKTNIFFEVEEFVPCIAKCSQPFTIYNNHLYVYPKHLKYDSQKSFAKARNIAVCIEFKDTDEEEAVSLKCIYGRPGGPLFTKKAFAAVLHHQHNPEFYDEYKIELPTQLHEKHHLLFTFYHVSCDSNSKASTKKRDLVEAQVGYAWLPLLKDGRVITNENHIPVAANLPAGYLNCQEGASKHSGPEVKWVDGGKPLFKVSAHLVSTIYTQDQHLHNFFHHCQSSAPAPQVSGGELVKYLKSLHAMESHVMINFLPTVLNQLFRVLTSATQEDVAVNVTRVMIHIVAQCHEEGLEHYLRSYVKFVFKTEPYTSSTTRTVHEELAKAMTAILKPSTDFLTSNKLLKYSWYFFEALVKSMAQYLIESCKVKLSRNQRFSASFHHTVETLVNMMMPHITQKYKDNLDAARNANHSLAVFIKRCFNLMDRGFAFKQINNYINCFMTGDPKTLFEFRFEFLRVVCNHEHYVPLNLPMPFGKGRILRFQDLQLDYSLTDDFCRNHFLVGLLLREVNAALQEFREIRQIAIQVLKSLMIKHTFDDRYTSKSQQARLATLYLPLFGLLQENVNRLNVKEVSPFPINHSNNNGREDSLLTNALMTPPRSSTFLDTSLHKDVFGVISGTSSPHTSSTPNINSVRHADSRGSLISTDSGNSLPERNVDKGNSLDKNQPASALGSNLLRCDKLDQAEIKSLLMCFLHVLKSMSEDALFTYWNKASSAELMDFFTLVEVCLYQFRYMGKRYIARAGMMHARLQQLSSLDNSYTFNHTYSHSDADVLNQSLLEANIATEVCLTVLDTLSIFIMGFKTQLCSDHGHSPLMKKVFEVHLCFLRINQSETALKQVFTSLRTFIYKFPCTFFEGRADMCAAFCYEILKCCNSKLSSIRSDAAHLLYFLMKSNFDYTGRKSFVRTHLQVVIAVSQLIADVIGIGSTRFQQSLSIINNCANSDKTIKNTAFPSDVKDLTKRIRTVLMATAQMKEHERDPEMLVDLQYSLAKSYASTPELRKTWLDSMARIHVKNGDLSEAAMCYVHVAALVAEYLRRKGMIKQGCSAFRVVTPNTDEEAAMMEDVGMQDVHFNEDVLMELLEECADGLWKAERYELISDIYKLIIPIYEKRRDFEKLAHLYDTLHRAYSKVTEVMHTGKRLLGTFFRVAFFGQGFFEDEDGKEYIYKEPKFTPLSEISQRLLKLYSDKFGQENVKMIQDSGRINPKDLDSKYAYIQVTHVTPYLEEKELVDRKTDFEKSHNIRRFVFEMPFTISGKKQGGVEEQCKRRTILTTTHCFPYVKKRIAVMYQHHTDLSPIEVAIDEMSKKVAEIKQLCSSSEVDMIRLQLKLQGSISVQVNAGPLAYARAFLDDASAKKYPDNKVKQLKEVFRHFVEACGHGLGINERLIKEDQQEYHDEMKANYRDLARELSIIMHEQISPVEDGMKSVLPDSLHIFNAISGTPTSAIIQGIPSSSSVV is encoded by the exons GTGAAACCAAAGGTGATCGAGCCGCTCGACTACGAAAATGTGCTGgtgcagagaaagacacagatcCTCAGTGATGTCCTCAGAGACATGCTGCAGTTCCCCCTGGAGGACTTTGAG atTTCAACTTTGAGGCGGCAAGGGAGGACACTCTACCCTACAGTGCCTGAAAATGCAGAACGAGAGGCCCAGAGTTTGTTTGTTCAAGAG tGCATTAAGACCTATAAGTCTGACTGGCATGTCGTCAACTACAAGTATGAGGACTATTCTGGAGACTTTCGACAGATTCCAAA CAAAGTGTCCAGGCCTGATAAACTGGCTGTCCATGTGTTTGAAGTGGACGAGGATGTTGACAAAGATGAG GATACAGCCTCCCTGGGATCCCAGAAAGGGGGGATTTCCAAACATGGCTGGCTCTACAAAGGCAACATGAACAGTGCCATCAGCGTCACTATGAGG tcattCAAGAGGAGATATTTCCATCTCACCCAGCTTGGAGATGGCTCTTACAATCTGAACTTCTACAAGGATGAGAAGATCTCCAAAGAGCCCAAAGGAACCATTTTCTTGGACTCCTGTATGGGTGTGGTTCAG AACAACAAGGTTCGGCGGTTTGCTTTCGAGCTGAAGATGCAGGATAAGAGCACCTACCTGCTGGCTTCGGACAgcgagggagagatggaggattGGATCAACACGCTCAACAAGATCTTACACAGCAGCTTCGAGATTGCCATGCAGGAGAAAAGGAACGGAGACATTCATGATG ATGATGATCTTGGAAAGTCAGACAGCTCCTCTGGCAGTATGGACAGCTTTCAG agTACAAGAGATATAGAGTCTAGGATGAGGAGCGAGACCAGACTGAAGCTGTTCACCCTGGATCCTGACACACAG AAACTAGATTTCTCAGGAATAGAGCCGGATGTGAAGCAGTTTGAGGAGAAGTTTGGCAAGCGAGTCCTGGTGAACTGCAATGACCTCTCGTTCAATCTGCAAAGCTGCGTGGCCGAGAACGAGGAAGGACCAACAACAAAC gtgGAGCCATTTTATGTCACCCTGTCACTGTTCGACATCCAGAATGGCAGGAAGATCTCCTCTGACTTCCACGTGGACTTAAACCACCCGTCTGTCAGGGGCATGGTGCCCAATAACGCCAGTCAGTATATGAATGGAGGAGTGGACGCCCATCCTGATGGCCAGCGTTTGGTCCACGGCGTGCCAGAGGCTGCCATGCAGTACCCAAGACAG GGGGTGTTCTCTGTAACATGCCCCCACCCAGATATCTTCCTGGTGGCTCGCATAGAGAAGGTGCTTCAGGGGGGGATCAACCACTGTGCTGAGCCGTACATGAAGAGTTCAGACTCCACCAAG GTGGCACAGAAGGTCCTGAAAAATGCCAAGCTGGCATGTAGCCGGTTGGGCCAGTACAGGATGCCTTTTGCCTGGGCAGCACG GCCTTTGTTCAAAGACGCTTCAGGGACGCTGGACAAAAGCGCTCGTTTCTCCGCTCTGTACAGGCAGGACAGCAACAAGCTGTCCAATGACGATATGCTCAAGCTGCTGGCTGATTTCAGAAA GCCGGAGAAGATGGCCAAGCTGCCTGTAATCCTCGGAAACCTCGATGTTACCATTGACAATGTAGCCCCTGACTTGACAA ATTGTGTTACCTCATCCTACATCCCTGTGAAGCAGTTTGATGTCAGTGAGAAGACCAACATCTTCTTTGAAGTGGAGGAATTTGTGCCATGCATAGCCAAATGCTCTCAGCCTTTCACCATCTACAACAATCACCTCTATGTCTACCCCAAGCATTTGAAGTACGACAGCCAAAAGTCGTTCGCAAAG GCTAGAAACATTGCTGTCTGCATTGAGTTCAAGGacacagatgaagaagaggcTGTTTCACTGAAG TGCATCTACGGCCGACCTGGAGGACCCTTGTTTACCAAAAAAGCCTTTGCTGCAGTCTTACATCACCAGCACAACCCTGAATTCTACGATGAG TATAAGATTGAGCTGCCAACTCAGCTCCACGAGAAGCATCATCTGCTCTTCACCTTCTACCATGTCAGCTGTGACAGCAACAGCAAGGCCAGCACCAAAAAGAGAGACCTGGTTGAGGCTCAAG tGGGTTACGCCTGGCTCCCCCTGCTGAAGGATGGCCGGGTAATCACGAATGAGAACCACATCCCTGTGGCTGCCAACCTGCCTGCTGGATACCTCAACTGTCAGGAGGGGGCCAGCAAG CATTCAGGTCCTGAAGTTAAATGGGTGGATGGAGGCAAGCCTTTATTTAAGGTGTCCGCTCACCTCGTGTCCACCATCTACACTCAG GATCAACATTTGCACAATTTCTTTCATCACTGTCAGAGCAGTGCACCTGCGCCCCAGGTGTCAGGAGGAGAACTGGTCAAATACCTGAAG AGTCTGCATGCCATGGAGAGTCACGTGATGATCAACTTTCTGCCCACCGTCCTCAATCAGCTGTTTAGGGTGCTCACCAGTGCCACTCAAGAGGACGTGGCCGTCAATGTCACCAG AGTCATGATTCACATTGTTGCCCAGTGCCATGAGGAAGGGTTGGAGCACTACCTGAGATCATATGTGAAG TTTGTATTCAAGACTGAGCCATACACGTCCTCCACCACCCGAACGGTGCATGAGGAGCTGGCTAAAGCCATGACTGCTATCCTGAAGCCTTCCACTGACTTCCTCACAAGTAACAAGCTCCTCAAG TACTCCTGGTATTTCTTTGAAGCCTTAGTCAAGTCCATGGCTCAGTACTTGATTGAAAGCTGTAAAGTGAAG CTGTCCAGGAATCAGCGCTTCTCTGCATCCTTCCATCACACTGTGGAGACTCTGGTCAACATGATGATGCCACACATCACTCAGAAATACAAAGACAACCTGGATGCCGCCAGGAACGCCAACCACAGCCTGGCAGTCTTCATCAAG CGCTGTTTCAACCTGATGGACAGAGGCTTTGCGTTCAAGCAGATCAACAACTACATCAACTGTTTTATGACCGGAGACCCAAAG acGCTGTTTGAGTTCAGGTTTGAGTTCCTGCGTGTCGTGTGCAACCACGAGCACTACGTCCCCTTAAACCTGCCCATGCCATTTGGGAAAGGAAGGATACTGAGATTTCAAG aCCTCCAGCTGGATTACTCACTGACAGATGACTTCTGCAGGAACCACTTCCTGGTCGGGCTGCTGCTCAGGGAGGTCaatgcagctctgcaggagtTCAGGGAGATTCGTCAGATAGCCATCCAGGTGCTGAAGAGCCTGATGATAAAGCACACATTTGATGACCGCTACACCTCCAAA agccAGCAGGCCAGGTTGGCCACTCTGTACTTGCCCTTGTTTGGTCTGCTCCAGGAGAACGTCAACAGGCTGAATGTCAAGGAAGTATCTCCGTTCCCCATTAACCACTCCAACAAT AACGGAAGAGAAGATTCACTTCTCACCAACGCCTTGATGACACCTCCCAGGTCCAGCACCTTTCTGGACACCAGTTTGCACAAAGACGTTTTTGGAGTCATCTCCGGCACCT CTTCACCTCACACATCGTCAACCCCCAACATTAACTCCGTGCGCCACGCAGACTCTCGCGGCTCACTCATCAGCACTGATTCTGGCAACAGCCTGCCTGAGAGGAACGTCGACAAGGGCAACTCTCTGGACAAG AATCAGCCTGCTTCAGCCCTGGGCAGTAATCTCCTGCGATGTGATAAACTGGACCAGGCAGAGATCAAGAGCCTCCTCATGTGCTTCTTACATGTGCTCAAAAGCATGTCTGAGG ACGCTCTGTTCACGTACTGGAACAAGGCTTCATCTGCTGAGTTAATGGACTTCTTCACTCTAGTCGA AGTGTGCCTCTACCAGTTCAGATACATGGGGAAGAGATACATCGCAAG GGCGGGAATGATGCATGCCCGcttacagcagctcagcagcctgGATAACTCATACACTTTTAACCACA CCTACAGTCACTCGGATGCAGACGTGTTAAATCAGTCACTGCTGGAGGCCAACATCGCCACCGAAGTGTGCCTGACTGTCCTAGACACACTAAGTATCTTCATCATGGGATTCAAG ACCCAACTGTGCTCTGACCATGGCCACAGTCCACTAATGAAGAAGGTGTTTGAAGTCCACCTCTGTTTCCTGCGCATCAATCAGTCAGAGACGGCCCTCAAACAGGTCTTCACTTCACTGCGCACCTTCATCTACAAG TTTCCCTGCACGTTCTTTGAAGGCCGCGCTGACATGTGCGCCGCTTTCTGCTATGAGATCTTGAAGTGTTGTAACTCCAAGCTGAGCTCCATTCGCAGCGATGCAGCCCATCTGCTCTACTTCCTCATGAAGAGCAACTTTGACTACACGGGTCGCAAGTCATTTGTCCGGACACACTTGCAG GTGGTGATTGCTGTCAGTCAGTTGATAGCTGATGTGATCGGTATTGGAAGTACCCGCTTCCAGCAGTCTCTGTCAATAATCAACAACTGTGCCAACAGTGACAAAACCATTAAG AACACAGCTTTCCCATCAGATGTGAAGGACCTGACCAAACGAATCAGAACAGTTCTGATGGCCACGGCTCAGATGAAGGAGCACGAGAGAGATCCAGAGATGCTGGTGGACCTGCAGTACAGCCTTGCCAAGTCTTACGCCAGCACGCCTGAACTGCGCAAGACCTGGCTAGACAGCATGGCCCGAATCCATGTGAAAAACGGAGACCTGTCAGAG GCAGCCATGTGCTATGTGCACGTTGCAGCACTTGTGGCAGAATACCTGCGGAGAAAAG GCATGATCAAACAGGGCTGCTCAGCTTTCCGTGTCGTGACTCCAAACACTGATGAAGAAGCAGCGATGATGGAGGACGTCGGCATGCAGGACGTCCATTTCAATGAG GATGTCCTAATGGAGCTTTTGGAGGAGTGTGCAGATGGACTGTGGAAAGCTGAACGTTACGAGCTCATCTCTGACATCTACAAGCTCATAATCCCCATTTATGAGAAGCGCAGGGACTTTGAG AAACTGGCCCACCTGTATGACACGCTGCACCGTGCATACAGCAAAGTGACGGAGGTCATGCACACGGGCAAGAGATTGCTCGGCACCTTCTTCAGAGTGGCTTTCTTTGGCCAG GGCTTCTTTGAAGATGAAGATGGCAAGGAGTACATCTACAAAGAACCCAAATTCACCCCTCTGTCAGAGATATCTCAGAGGCTCCTGAAGCTCTACTCTGACAAGTTTGGGCAGGAGAACGTGAAGATGATCCAGGACTCTGGAAGG ATTAACCCAAAAGACCTGGACTCTAAGTATGCGTACATCCAAGTGACACATGTGACCCCTTatctggaggagaaggagctggTGGACCGGAAGACAGACTTTGAGAAGAGCCACAATATCCGTCGCTTTGTGTTTGAGATGCCTTTCACCATATCAGGCAAAAAGCAAGGCGGGGTGGAGGAGCAGTGCAAACGCAGGACGATACTAACCA CCACACATTGTTTCCCCTACGTGAAGAAGCGTATCGCAGTGATGTACCAACACCACACTGACCTGAGTCCCATCGAGGTGGCCATTGATGAGATGAGCAAGAAGGTGGCCGAGATCAAacagctctgctcctccagTGAGGTGGACATGATCCGCCTGCAGCTCAAACTGCAGGGCAGCATCAGTGTCCAG GTAAATGCAGGGCCACTCGCATACGCCCGAGCTTTTCTGGACGATGCGAGCGCCAAGAAGTATCCTGATAACAAGGTCAAACAGTTGAAAGAGGTCTTCAG GCATTTTGTGGAGGCATGTGGTCACGGCTTGGGCATTAATGAGCGACTGATTAAAGAGGACCAACAGGAGTATCACGATGAGATGAAAGCCAACTACAGAGACTTAGCCAGAGAGCTGTCCATCATCATGCATGAGCAA